From the Brevibacillus choshinensis genome, one window contains:
- the accB gene encoding acetyl-CoA carboxylase biotin carboxyl carrier protein: MLTIYELRELVKLLEQTDVESIEVKHEDARLAIKRRTTGSVVQTTPTAKVVVAPVKAVVPTPVAPVKPVVEVARPTSVETPKAPAQPTENTENLHKVTSPMVGTFYAAPAADAAPYVSVGSRVEKSTIVCIVEAMKLFNEIEAEVSGEIVQVLVENGQLVDLGQPLFLVKTAQ; the protein is encoded by the coding sequence GTGCTGACGATTTATGAACTGAGAGAGCTAGTGAAATTGTTAGAGCAAACGGATGTGGAATCCATTGAGGTCAAGCACGAAGACGCTCGTTTGGCCATCAAACGCAGAACGACCGGGTCAGTGGTGCAGACAACGCCAACGGCAAAAGTAGTGGTTGCACCTGTCAAAGCAGTCGTACCTACACCTGTCGCGCCTGTAAAACCGGTTGTCGAAGTCGCTCGTCCTACTTCTGTAGAAACACCAAAGGCACCTGCTCAACCAACAGAAAATACGGAAAACTTGCATAAAGTGACTTCTCCCATGGTAGGTACTTTTTATGCGGCACCAGCAGCCGATGCAGCACCTTATGTATCAGTTGGTAGCCGAGTGGAGAAATCTACTATCGTATGTATTGTAGAGGCGATGAAGCTCTTTAATGAGATCGAAGCAGAGGTAAGCGGGGAAATCGTTCAGGTCCTGGTCGAAAACGGCCAGTTGGTTGATCTCGGCCAGCCCCTGTTCCTAGTCAAGACAGCACAATAA
- a CDS encoding methylmalonyl-CoA mutase family protein translates to MNKDTLFKEFSIPTYDQWREAAEKTLKGASFDAKLLTKTYEGITLQPIYRKEDVEKLQHIHAEPGSAPFLRGINEAGSTQSRGWEVSQEILAADADEFNQIARHDLERGQTMLNIVLDRASMAGQDPQEALLESVGDGGLSIFSREDLDTAFADINLEEVPLYVHAGPFGLPVLALIVAHLEEKGLDTTKLRGCVGADPVANFISNGTLNYEMSAAFDGMAHTTRWASKHAPQLKTILVQGHPYHDAGGNAVQELAFVLATGVEYVQALLERGLSIEDITPQIQFAFSIGSNVFMEIAKIRAARMLWASIIDSYGGSEAAQKITIHARTSAWTKTILDPNVNLLRATTEAFSAVVGGVDSLHVSAYDEAIRPANEFSRRIARNTQIILEQEAHLSKVIDPAGGSWYVEWLTDEVATKAWELFLQVEEQGGMLQALEAGNPQAQIEDIAGKKAENAALRKARIVGSNMYANALEHPEQPSKLAIEPAKRLKAHQSHLAKHDRTAIASALETLSFDQEDLLEKAVKAVQAGATLGELTKAMHPTNTKSITVKPLHHHRLAEAFETLRQQAEQYEAKTGMKPKVFLANMGQVSKHKGRADFTSEFFAVGGFDVLRQQQFTSPEDAAQAAIASGAPITVICSDDESYPEIVPAISQAIKAGKPETTVLVAGLPAAEQLDAYKNAGLDDCIHIRSNCYQVLRDLQERIGVMS, encoded by the coding sequence GTGAACAAAGATACACTGTTTAAGGAATTTTCCATCCCGACGTACGATCAATGGCGGGAAGCGGCTGAGAAGACACTCAAAGGGGCTTCTTTTGACGCCAAACTCTTGACCAAGACCTACGAGGGAATCACTCTGCAGCCCATATATCGAAAAGAAGATGTCGAAAAACTCCAGCACATTCACGCTGAACCGGGTTCTGCACCTTTCCTGAGAGGAATAAACGAAGCAGGATCAACTCAGAGCCGCGGCTGGGAGGTTTCTCAAGAGATCTTGGCAGCCGACGCTGATGAGTTTAATCAAATTGCCCGGCACGATTTGGAACGCGGGCAGACCATGTTAAACATTGTTTTGGATCGCGCTTCAATGGCAGGGCAAGATCCACAGGAAGCTCTGCTGGAATCTGTCGGTGATGGTGGGCTTTCCATTTTTAGTCGAGAGGATTTGGACACGGCCTTTGCGGATATCAATCTGGAAGAAGTGCCACTCTACGTCCACGCAGGTCCTTTCGGGTTGCCCGTATTAGCTTTGATCGTTGCTCATTTAGAGGAAAAAGGTTTGGATACGACCAAGCTTCGAGGCTGTGTAGGAGCGGACCCTGTAGCAAACTTCATTTCGAACGGAACATTGAACTATGAAATGTCAGCTGCTTTTGACGGCATGGCGCATACGACACGCTGGGCAAGCAAGCATGCCCCTCAGTTAAAAACGATTCTGGTGCAAGGTCATCCGTATCATGATGCAGGTGGAAATGCCGTACAGGAGCTGGCATTCGTCCTGGCTACGGGTGTTGAGTACGTGCAAGCCTTGCTGGAGAGAGGGCTTTCCATCGAGGATATCACGCCGCAAATCCAGTTTGCTTTCTCGATAGGCTCAAACGTCTTTATGGAAATCGCCAAAATCAGAGCGGCTCGCATGCTATGGGCATCGATCATCGATTCGTACGGTGGATCGGAAGCTGCGCAAAAGATCACCATTCATGCTCGAACATCCGCATGGACCAAAACGATTCTCGATCCAAACGTGAACCTGCTGCGGGCAACTACGGAAGCGTTTTCAGCGGTAGTGGGTGGCGTCGACAGCTTGCATGTATCTGCCTACGACGAAGCGATCCGTCCAGCCAATGAGTTCTCCCGTCGCATAGCGAGAAATACGCAAATCATATTGGAGCAGGAAGCCCATCTGTCAAAAGTAATAGATCCTGCCGGTGGTTCATGGTATGTCGAGTGGTTAACAGATGAAGTCGCTACGAAGGCATGGGAGCTGTTCTTGCAGGTAGAGGAACAGGGTGGGATGCTACAAGCTCTCGAGGCTGGCAATCCACAGGCACAGATAGAGGACATCGCAGGGAAAAAAGCCGAGAACGCAGCTTTGCGTAAAGCACGAATCGTTGGTAGCAACATGTACGCCAATGCACTGGAGCATCCAGAACAACCAAGCAAGCTGGCGATTGAGCCTGCAAAACGATTGAAAGCACATCAGTCTCATCTTGCGAAGCATGACCGTACAGCAATAGCATCCGCGCTCGAAACTCTTTCATTTGATCAGGAAGATCTGTTGGAAAAGGCGGTCAAAGCGGTTCAGGCAGGTGCAACGCTAGGCGAACTGACAAAGGCTATGCACCCAACGAATACGAAGTCAATCACAGTAAAACCGCTTCACCATCATCGGTTGGCTGAAGCATTCGAGACATTGCGCCAGCAGGCAGAGCAGTATGAGGCTAAGACAGGTATGAAGCCAAAAGTCTTCCTCGCCAATATGGGGCAGGTATCGAAGCACAAAGGGCGGGCAGATTTTACTTCCGAGTTTTTTGCAGTTGGTGGCTTTGATGTTCTGCGTCAGCAACAGTTTACTTCGCCCGAAGATGCGGCGCAGGCTGCTATTGCTTCCGGTGCTCCCATCACGGTCATTTGTTCGGATGATGAGAGCTATCCGGAGATTGTCCCCGCTATTTCTCAAGCGATCAAAGCAGGAAAGCCTGAGACGACGGTGCTCGTAGCAGGACTTCCCGCAGCAGAGCAACTCGATGCCTACAAAAACGCAGGATTGGATGACTGTATTCATATTCGCTCAAATTGCTATCAAGTACTGCGAGACCTCCAGGAACGCATAGGGGTGATGTCATGA
- a CDS encoding TetR/AcrR family transcriptional regulator, which produces MSEKSIRERIIETSMRLFEANGYHRVTVDQIVKESGTSKGGFYHNFKSKDELLYIIHDQFISYVLEKAEEAYEQWGTPTERLQAIVKSFVMMIDLYRSQVTIFYQESLFLAPEYFKDIEIKRDRYKKMMFTVVQEGIDSGEFRPELPVPIVSMAIFGMVNWIYKWYQKSGTYSIEQIADIYADMVLHSVLKSEAMENPDFNRFFLHTAEIPFKPL; this is translated from the coding sequence ATGAGCGAAAAATCAATCAGAGAACGAATTATTGAAACATCCATGCGCTTATTCGAAGCAAATGGCTACCACCGAGTGACCGTTGACCAAATCGTCAAGGAGAGCGGAACGTCCAAGGGTGGATTTTATCACAACTTCAAATCGAAGGATGAGCTTCTCTACATCATCCATGATCAGTTTATTTCGTATGTATTAGAGAAAGCGGAGGAAGCGTACGAACAGTGGGGCACGCCAACGGAGCGCTTGCAGGCTATCGTAAAGTCTTTCGTCATGATGATCGATCTGTACCGATCACAGGTCACCATCTTTTATCAGGAAAGCTTGTTTCTTGCTCCTGAATACTTCAAGGATATTGAAATTAAGCGGGACCGCTACAAAAAAATGATGTTCACGGTTGTGCAAGAGGGAATCGACTCTGGAGAATTTCGCCCTGAATTGCCTGTTCCCATCGTATCCATGGCTATTTTCGGAATGGTCAACTGGATCTACAAATGGTATCAAAAATCAGGTACATACTCCATCGAACAGATCGCAGATATTTATGCAGACATGGTCCTGCACTCCGTCTTAAAATCAGAAGCAATGGAAAACCCTGATTTTAATCGTTTCTTCTTGCATACCGCGGAAATTCCGTTTAAACCTCTTTAA